One Loxodonta africana isolate mLoxAfr1 chromosome 4, mLoxAfr1.hap2, whole genome shotgun sequence genomic region harbors:
- the PAN2 gene encoding PAN2-PAN3 deadenylation complex catalytic subunit PAN2 isoform X2, whose translation MNFEGLDPGLAEYAPAMHSALDPVLDAHLNPSLLQNVELDPEGVALEALPVQESVHIMEGVYSELHSVVAEVGVPVSVSHFDLHEEMLWVGSHGGHATSFFGPALERYSSFQVNGGDDIRQIQSMENGILFLTKNNLKYMARGGLIIFDYLLDESEDMHSLLLTDSSTLLVGGLQNHILEIDLNTVQETQKYAVETPGVTIMRQTNRFFFCGHTSGKVSLRDLRTFKVEHEFDAFTGSLSDFDVHGNLLASCGFSSRLTGLACDRFLKVYDLRMMRAITPLQVHVDPAFLRFIPTYTSRLAIISQSGQCQFCEPTGLANPADIFHVNPVGPLLMTFDVSASKQALAFGDSEGCVHLWTDSPEPSFNPYSRETEFALPCLVDSLPPLDWSQDLLPLSLIPVPLTTDTLLSDWPAANSAPAPRRAPPVDAEILRTMKKVGFIGYAPNPRTRLRNQIPYRLKELDSEFDSFSQVTESPIGREEEPHLHMVSKKYRKVTIKYSKLGLEDFDFKHYNKTLFAGLEPHIPNAYCNCMIQVLYFLEPVRCLIQNHLCQKEFCLACELGFLFHMLDLSRGDPCQGSNFLRAFRTIPEASALGLILADSDEASGKGSLARLIQRWNRFILTQLHQDMQELEVPQAYRGAGGSSFCSSGDSVIGQLFSCEMENCSLCRCGSETVRASSTLLFTLSYPEGSNDKTGKNYDFAQVLKRSICLEQNTQAWCDNCEKYQPTIQTRNIRHLPDILVINCEVNSSKEADFWRMQAEFAFKMAIKKHGGEISKNKEFALADWKELGSPDGILICPSIEELKNVWLPFSIRMKMTKNKGLDVCNWTDGDEVQWGPARAEEEHGVYVYDLMATVVHILDSRTGGSLVAHIKVGETYHQRKEGVTHQQWYLFNDFLIEPIDKHEAVQFDMNWKVPAILYYVKRNLNSRYNLNIKNPIEPNVLLAEASLARKQRKTHTTFIPLMLNEMPQVGDLVGLDAEFVTLNEEEAELRSDGTKSTIKPSQMSVARITCVRGQGPNEGIPFIDDYISTQEQVVDYLTQYSGIKPGDLDAKISSKHLTTLKSTYLKLRFLIDIGVKFVGHGLQKDFRVINLMVPKDQVLDTVYLFHMPRKRMISLRFLAWYFLDLKIQGETHDSIEDARTALQLYRKYLELSKNGTEPESFHKVLKGLYEKGRKMDWKVPEPEGQTSPKNAAVFSSVLAL comes from the exons ATGAACTTCGAGGGTCTGGACCCTGGACTGGCAGAGTATGCTCCGGCCATGCATTCTGCCCTGGACCCTGTTCTGGATGCCCACCTGAACCCAAGTCTGCTGCAGAATGTGGAACTGGACCCAGAGGGAGTGGCCTTGGAGGCTCTTCCCGTCCAGGAATCAGTGCACATAATGGAAGGCGTCTACTCTGAATTGCACAGTGTGGTTGCTGAAGTGGGCGTGCCTGTCTCCGTCTCCCACTTTGACTTGCACGAGGAGATGCTGTGGGTGGGGAGCCATGGG GGCCACGCCACTTCGTTTTTCGGCCCAGCCTTGGAGCGCTACTCATCCTTTCAGGTCAATGGCGGTGATGACATCCGGCAGATCCAGAGCATGGAGAATGGTATCCTTTTTCTCACCAAGAACAACCTCAAGTATATGGCCCGTGGGGGCCTCATTATATTTGATTACTT ACTGGATGAGAGCGAGGATATGCACAGCCTCCTGCTGACTGACAGTAGCACTCTGCTCGTTGGTGGGCTGCAGAACCACATATTAGAGATTGATCTTAACACTGTCCAGGAGACCCAGAAG TATGCAGTTGAGACACCTGGAGTGACCATCATGAGACAGACAAATCGTTTCTTCTTCTGTGGCCATACATCTGGCAAG GTTTCCCTGCGAGACCTCCGTACTTTTAAAGTGGAGCATGAATTCGATGCCTTCACAGGGAGTCTGTCAGATTTTGATGTGCATGGCAACCTTTTGGCCTCCTGTGGCTTCTCCAGCCGCCTCACTGGCCTGGCCTGTGACCGTTTCCTCAAGGTGTATGATCTTCGTATGATGCGTGCCATCACACCACTTCAAGTACATGTGGATCCTGCCTTCTTGCGCTTCATCCCTACCTATACTTCTCGTCTTGCTATCATCTCCCAGTCGG GGCAGTGCCAGTTCTGTGAGCCCACAGGCCTGGCCAACCCAGCAGACATTTTCCATGTGAATCCTGTGGGACCTCTGCTGATGACGTTTGATGTGTCAGCCAGCAAGCAGGCCCTGGCCTTTGGGGATTCAGAGGGCTGTGTGCACCTCTGGACTGATTCCCCTGAGCCTTCCTTCAACCCCTACTCCCGTGAGACCGAATTTGCTTTGCCCTGTCTCGTGGACTCACTGCCTCCTCTGGACTGGAGCCAGGACCTGCTGCCTCTTTCCCTCATCCCTGTCCCACTCACCACTGACACACTGCTGTCTGACTGGCCTGCTGCCAACTCTGCTCCAGCTCCCAG GCGAGCACCACCTGTGGACGCAGAGATTCTGCGCACCATGAAGAAGGTGGGCTTCATTGGCTATGCGCCCAACCCCCGCACCAGGCTTCGCAATCAG ATTCCTTACCGACTTAAGGAGTTGGACAGTGAATTTGACAGTTTCAGCCAGGTCACTGAGTCACCGATAGGGCGGGAAGAGGAGCCACATCTCCACATGGTCTCTAAGAAATACCGCAAG GTGACTATCAAATACTCCAAGCTAGGGCTGGAAGATTTTGACTTCAAACACTACAATAAGACCCTGTTCGCTGGATTAGAGCCCCACATCCCTAATGCCTACTGTAATTGCATGATCCAG GTACTCTATTTCCTAGAGCCTGTTCGCTGTCTAATCCAGAACCACCTTTGCCAAAAGGAGTTCTGCCTGGCATGTGAGCTGGGCTTCCTCTTCCATATGTTGGATCTCTCTCGTGGTGACCCTTGCCAG GGCAGTAATTTTCTTCGGGCATTCCGCACCATTCCTGAGGCCTCAGCCCTTGGTCTGATCCTGGCGGACTCGGATGAGGCTTCAGGCAAGGGCAGTCTGGCCAGGCTCATCCAGAGGTGGAATCGTTTCATTCTCACTCAACTGCATCAGGATATGCAGGAGCTGGAAGTTCCCCAGGCTTATCGGGGTGCTGGAGGCAG CAGCTTTTGTTCATCGGGGGACTCTGTCATTGGCCAGCTGTTCAGCTGTGAGATGGAGAACTGCAGCCTCTGCCGCTGTGGCAGTGAGACCGTGCGAGCCTCCTCCACCCTGCTCTTCACGCTGTCCTACCCTGAGGGTAGCAATG ATAAAACCGGAAAGAACTATGACTTTGCTCAGGTACTAAAGCGAAGCATCTGCCTGGAGCAGAATACACAGGCCTGGTGTGACAATTGTGAAAAGTATCAGCCCACG ATTCAGACCCGCAATATCCGCCATCTGCCAGATATTCTTGTTATCAATTGTGAGGTGAACAGCTCAAAAGAGGCTGATTTCTGGAGGATGCAGGCTGAG TTTGCCTTCAAGATGGCAATAAAGAAGCATGGTGGCGAAATCTCCAAGAACAAGGAATTTGCTTTGGCAGATTG gaaggAACTAGGGAGTCCAGACGGCATACTGATATGTCCCTCCATTGAGGAGTTGAAGAATGTCTGGCTTCCTTTCTCTATTCGCATGAAGATGACCAAGAACAAAGGGCTGGATGTTTGCAATTGGACTGATGGGGATGAGGTGCAG TGGGGCCCAGCCAGGGCAGAGGAGGAGCATGGTGTCTATGTGTATGACCTGATGGCTACTGTGGTACACATCCTGGACTCACGCACAGGGGGCAGCCTGGTGGCTCACATCAAAGTTGGAGAGACCTACCACCAGCGCAAGGAG GGCGTTACTCACCAGCAGTGGTATCTCTTCAATGACTTCCTTATCGAACCCATTGATAAG caTGAAGCTGTGCAGTTTGACATGAATTGGAAAGTCCCTGCtatcctttattatgtcaagagGAATCTTAATTCCAGATACAACCTGAACA TCAAGAACCCTATTGAGCCGAATGTTCTGTTGGCTGAAGCCTCATTGGCACGGAAACAGCGGAAGACACATACTACCTTCATTCCGCTGATGCTGAATGAGATGCCACAGGTTGGGGACCTGGTGGGCCTGGATGCTGAGTTTGTCACCCTTAACGAG GAGGAAGCAGAGTTGCGCAGTGATGGCACCAAGTCTACCATTAAACCAAGCCAGATGTCAGTAGCGAGGATTACCTGTGTTCGGGGCCAGGGACCCAATGAGGGTATCCCCTTCATTGATGACTACATATCTACACAGGAGCAG GTGGTGGATTACTTGACTCAATACTCAGGGATAAAGCCAGGAGACCTTGATGCCAAGATTTCTTCCAAGCACCTCACAACTCTCAAGTCTACCTACTTAAAGCTCCGTTTTCTGATAGACATTGGAGTCAAATTTGTGGGTCATGGTCTACAAAAGGACTTCCGGGTCATCAACCTCATG GTGCCCAAGGACCAAGTCCTTGACACCGTTTACCTGTTCCATATGCCCCGAAAACGAATGATTTCCCTGAGATTTCTTGCTTGGTACTTTCTGG ACCTGAAGATTCAAGGGGAGACCCATGACAGTATTGAGGATGCCCGCACAGCCCTTCAGCTGTACCGAAAGTATCTGGAGCTGAGCAAGAATGGCACTGAGCCTGAGTCCTTCCACAAAGTGCTCAAGGGTCTTTACGAGAAGGGCCGAAAGATGGACTGGAAAGTGCCCGAGCCTGAGGGCCAGACAAGTCCCAAGA ATGCAGCTGTCTTCTCCTCAGTGCTAGCGCTCTGA
- the PAN2 gene encoding PAN2-PAN3 deadenylation complex catalytic subunit PAN2 isoform X6: MNFEGLDPGLAEYAPAMHSALDPVLDAHLNPSLLQNVELDPEGVALEALPVQESVHIMEGVYSELHSVVAEVGVPVSVSHFDLHEEMLWVGSHGGHATSFFGPALERYSSFQVNGGDDIRQIQSMENGILFLTKNNLKYMARGGLIIFDYLLDESEDMHSLLLTDSSTLLVGGLQNHILEIDLNTVQETQKYAVETPGVTIMRQTNRFFFCGHTSGKVSLRDLRTFKVEHEFDAFTGSLSDFDVHGNLLASCGFSSRLTGLACDRFLKVYDLRMMRAITPLQVHVDPAFLRFIPTYTSRLAIISQSGQCQFCEPTGLANPADIFHVNPVGPLLMTFDVSASKQALAFGDSEGCVHLWTDSPEPSFNPYSRETEFALPCLVDSLPPLDWSQDLLPLSLIPVPLTTDTLLSDWPAANSAPAPRRAPPVDAEILRTMKKVGFIGYAPNPRTRLRNQIPYRLKELDSEFDSFSQVTESPIGREEEPHLHMVSKKYRKVTIKYSKLGLEDFDFKHYNKTLFAGLEPHIPNAYCNCMIQVLYFLEPVRCLIQNHLCQKEFCLACELGFLFHMLDLSRGDPCQGSNFLRAFRTIPEASALGLILADSDEASGKGSLARLIQRWNRFILTQLHQDMQELEVPQAYRGAGGSFCSSGDSVIGQLFSCEMENCSLCRCGSETVRASSTLLFTLSYPEDKTGKNYDFAQVLKRSICLEQNTQAWCDNCEKYQPTIQTRNIRHLPDILVINCEVNSSKEADFWRMQAEFAFKMAIKKHGGEISKNKEFALADWKELGSPDGILICPSIEELKNVWLPFSIRMKMTKNKGLDVCNWTDGDEVQWGPARAEEEHGVYVYDLMATVVHILDSRTGGSLVAHIKVGETYHQRKEGVTHQQWYLFNDFLIEPIDKHEAVQFDMNWKVPAILYYVKRNLNSRYNLNIKNPIEPNVLLAEASLARKQRKTHTTFIPLMLNEMPQVGDLVGLDAEFVTLNEEEAELRSDGTKSTIKPSQMSVARITCVRGQGPNEGIPFIDDYISTQEQVVDYLTQYSGIKPGDLDAKISSKHLTTLKSTYLKLRFLIDIGVKFVGHGLQKDFRVINLMVPKDQVLDTVYLFHMPRKRMISLRFLAWYFLDLKIQGETHDSIEDARTALQLYRKYLELSKNGTEPESFHKVLKGLYEKGRKMDWKVPEPEGQTSPKNAAVFSSVLAL, from the exons ATGAACTTCGAGGGTCTGGACCCTGGACTGGCAGAGTATGCTCCGGCCATGCATTCTGCCCTGGACCCTGTTCTGGATGCCCACCTGAACCCAAGTCTGCTGCAGAATGTGGAACTGGACCCAGAGGGAGTGGCCTTGGAGGCTCTTCCCGTCCAGGAATCAGTGCACATAATGGAAGGCGTCTACTCTGAATTGCACAGTGTGGTTGCTGAAGTGGGCGTGCCTGTCTCCGTCTCCCACTTTGACTTGCACGAGGAGATGCTGTGGGTGGGGAGCCATGGG GGCCACGCCACTTCGTTTTTCGGCCCAGCCTTGGAGCGCTACTCATCCTTTCAGGTCAATGGCGGTGATGACATCCGGCAGATCCAGAGCATGGAGAATGGTATCCTTTTTCTCACCAAGAACAACCTCAAGTATATGGCCCGTGGGGGCCTCATTATATTTGATTACTT ACTGGATGAGAGCGAGGATATGCACAGCCTCCTGCTGACTGACAGTAGCACTCTGCTCGTTGGTGGGCTGCAGAACCACATATTAGAGATTGATCTTAACACTGTCCAGGAGACCCAGAAG TATGCAGTTGAGACACCTGGAGTGACCATCATGAGACAGACAAATCGTTTCTTCTTCTGTGGCCATACATCTGGCAAG GTTTCCCTGCGAGACCTCCGTACTTTTAAAGTGGAGCATGAATTCGATGCCTTCACAGGGAGTCTGTCAGATTTTGATGTGCATGGCAACCTTTTGGCCTCCTGTGGCTTCTCCAGCCGCCTCACTGGCCTGGCCTGTGACCGTTTCCTCAAGGTGTATGATCTTCGTATGATGCGTGCCATCACACCACTTCAAGTACATGTGGATCCTGCCTTCTTGCGCTTCATCCCTACCTATACTTCTCGTCTTGCTATCATCTCCCAGTCGG GGCAGTGCCAGTTCTGTGAGCCCACAGGCCTGGCCAACCCAGCAGACATTTTCCATGTGAATCCTGTGGGACCTCTGCTGATGACGTTTGATGTGTCAGCCAGCAAGCAGGCCCTGGCCTTTGGGGATTCAGAGGGCTGTGTGCACCTCTGGACTGATTCCCCTGAGCCTTCCTTCAACCCCTACTCCCGTGAGACCGAATTTGCTTTGCCCTGTCTCGTGGACTCACTGCCTCCTCTGGACTGGAGCCAGGACCTGCTGCCTCTTTCCCTCATCCCTGTCCCACTCACCACTGACACACTGCTGTCTGACTGGCCTGCTGCCAACTCTGCTCCAGCTCCCAG GCGAGCACCACCTGTGGACGCAGAGATTCTGCGCACCATGAAGAAGGTGGGCTTCATTGGCTATGCGCCCAACCCCCGCACCAGGCTTCGCAATCAG ATTCCTTACCGACTTAAGGAGTTGGACAGTGAATTTGACAGTTTCAGCCAGGTCACTGAGTCACCGATAGGGCGGGAAGAGGAGCCACATCTCCACATGGTCTCTAAGAAATACCGCAAG GTGACTATCAAATACTCCAAGCTAGGGCTGGAAGATTTTGACTTCAAACACTACAATAAGACCCTGTTCGCTGGATTAGAGCCCCACATCCCTAATGCCTACTGTAATTGCATGATCCAG GTACTCTATTTCCTAGAGCCTGTTCGCTGTCTAATCCAGAACCACCTTTGCCAAAAGGAGTTCTGCCTGGCATGTGAGCTGGGCTTCCTCTTCCATATGTTGGATCTCTCTCGTGGTGACCCTTGCCAG GGCAGTAATTTTCTTCGGGCATTCCGCACCATTCCTGAGGCCTCAGCCCTTGGTCTGATCCTGGCGGACTCGGATGAGGCTTCAGGCAAGGGCAGTCTGGCCAGGCTCATCCAGAGGTGGAATCGTTTCATTCTCACTCAACTGCATCAGGATATGCAGGAGCTGGAAGTTCCCCAGGCTTATCGGGGTGCTGGAGGCAG CTTTTGTTCATCGGGGGACTCTGTCATTGGCCAGCTGTTCAGCTGTGAGATGGAGAACTGCAGCCTCTGCCGCTGTGGCAGTGAGACCGTGCGAGCCTCCTCCACCCTGCTCTTCACGCTGTCCTACCCTGAGG ATAAAACCGGAAAGAACTATGACTTTGCTCAGGTACTAAAGCGAAGCATCTGCCTGGAGCAGAATACACAGGCCTGGTGTGACAATTGTGAAAAGTATCAGCCCACG ATTCAGACCCGCAATATCCGCCATCTGCCAGATATTCTTGTTATCAATTGTGAGGTGAACAGCTCAAAAGAGGCTGATTTCTGGAGGATGCAGGCTGAG TTTGCCTTCAAGATGGCAATAAAGAAGCATGGTGGCGAAATCTCCAAGAACAAGGAATTTGCTTTGGCAGATTG gaaggAACTAGGGAGTCCAGACGGCATACTGATATGTCCCTCCATTGAGGAGTTGAAGAATGTCTGGCTTCCTTTCTCTATTCGCATGAAGATGACCAAGAACAAAGGGCTGGATGTTTGCAATTGGACTGATGGGGATGAGGTGCAG TGGGGCCCAGCCAGGGCAGAGGAGGAGCATGGTGTCTATGTGTATGACCTGATGGCTACTGTGGTACACATCCTGGACTCACGCACAGGGGGCAGCCTGGTGGCTCACATCAAAGTTGGAGAGACCTACCACCAGCGCAAGGAG GGCGTTACTCACCAGCAGTGGTATCTCTTCAATGACTTCCTTATCGAACCCATTGATAAG caTGAAGCTGTGCAGTTTGACATGAATTGGAAAGTCCCTGCtatcctttattatgtcaagagGAATCTTAATTCCAGATACAACCTGAACA TCAAGAACCCTATTGAGCCGAATGTTCTGTTGGCTGAAGCCTCATTGGCACGGAAACAGCGGAAGACACATACTACCTTCATTCCGCTGATGCTGAATGAGATGCCACAGGTTGGGGACCTGGTGGGCCTGGATGCTGAGTTTGTCACCCTTAACGAG GAGGAAGCAGAGTTGCGCAGTGATGGCACCAAGTCTACCATTAAACCAAGCCAGATGTCAGTAGCGAGGATTACCTGTGTTCGGGGCCAGGGACCCAATGAGGGTATCCCCTTCATTGATGACTACATATCTACACAGGAGCAG GTGGTGGATTACTTGACTCAATACTCAGGGATAAAGCCAGGAGACCTTGATGCCAAGATTTCTTCCAAGCACCTCACAACTCTCAAGTCTACCTACTTAAAGCTCCGTTTTCTGATAGACATTGGAGTCAAATTTGTGGGTCATGGTCTACAAAAGGACTTCCGGGTCATCAACCTCATG GTGCCCAAGGACCAAGTCCTTGACACCGTTTACCTGTTCCATATGCCCCGAAAACGAATGATTTCCCTGAGATTTCTTGCTTGGTACTTTCTGG ACCTGAAGATTCAAGGGGAGACCCATGACAGTATTGAGGATGCCCGCACAGCCCTTCAGCTGTACCGAAAGTATCTGGAGCTGAGCAAGAATGGCACTGAGCCTGAGTCCTTCCACAAAGTGCTCAAGGGTCTTTACGAGAAGGGCCGAAAGATGGACTGGAAAGTGCCCGAGCCTGAGGGCCAGACAAGTCCCAAGA ATGCAGCTGTCTTCTCCTCAGTGCTAGCGCTCTGA
- the PAN2 gene encoding PAN2-PAN3 deadenylation complex catalytic subunit PAN2 isoform X7, producing MNFEGLDPGLAEYAPAMHSALDPVLDAHLNPSLLQNVELDPEGVALEALPVQESVHIMEGVYSELHSVVAEVGVPVSVSHFDLHEEMLWVGSHGGHATSFFGPALERYSSFQVNGGDDIRQIQSMENGILFLTKNNLKYMARGGLIIFDYLLDESEDMHSLLLTDSSTLLVGGLQNHILEIDLNTVQETQKYAVETPGVTIMRQTNRFFFCGHTSGKVSLRDLRTFKVEHEFDAFTGSLSDFDVHGNLLASCGFSSRLTGLACDRFLKVYDLRMMRAITPLQVHVDPAFLRFIPTYTSRLAIISQSGQCQFCEPTGLANPADIFHVNPVGPLLMTFDVSASKQALAFGDSEGCVHLWTDSPEPSFNPYSRETEFALPCLVDSLPPLDWSQDLLPLSLIPVPLTTDTLLSDWPAANSAPAPRRAPPVDAEILRTMKKVGFIGYAPNPRTRLRNQIPYRLKELDSEFDSFSQVTESPIGREEEPHLHMVSKKYRKVTIKYSKLGLEDFDFKHYNKTLFAGLEPHIPNAYCNCMIQVLYFLEPVRCLIQNHLCQKEFCLACELGFLFHMLDLSRGDPCQGSNFLRAFRTIPEASALGLILADSDEASGKGSLARLIQRWNRFILTQLHQDMQELEVPQAYRGAGGSFCSSGDSVIGQLFSCEMENCSLCRCGSETVRASSTLLFTLSYPEDKTGKNYDFAQVLKRSICLEQNTQAWCDNCEKYQPTIQTRNIRHLPDILVINCEVNSSKEADFWRMQAEFAFKMAIKKHGGEISKNKEFALADWKELGSPDGILICPSIEELKNVWLPFSIRMKMTKNKGLDVCNWTDGDEWGPARAEEEHGVYVYDLMATVVHILDSRTGGSLVAHIKVGETYHQRKEGVTHQQWYLFNDFLIEPIDKHEAVQFDMNWKVPAILYYVKRNLNSRYNLNIKNPIEPNVLLAEASLARKQRKTHTTFIPLMLNEMPQVGDLVGLDAEFVTLNEEEAELRSDGTKSTIKPSQMSVARITCVRGQGPNEGIPFIDDYISTQEQVVDYLTQYSGIKPGDLDAKISSKHLTTLKSTYLKLRFLIDIGVKFVGHGLQKDFRVINLMVPKDQVLDTVYLFHMPRKRMISLRFLAWYFLDLKIQGETHDSIEDARTALQLYRKYLELSKNGTEPESFHKVLKGLYEKGRKMDWKVPEPEGQTSPKNAAVFSSVLAL from the exons ATGAACTTCGAGGGTCTGGACCCTGGACTGGCAGAGTATGCTCCGGCCATGCATTCTGCCCTGGACCCTGTTCTGGATGCCCACCTGAACCCAAGTCTGCTGCAGAATGTGGAACTGGACCCAGAGGGAGTGGCCTTGGAGGCTCTTCCCGTCCAGGAATCAGTGCACATAATGGAAGGCGTCTACTCTGAATTGCACAGTGTGGTTGCTGAAGTGGGCGTGCCTGTCTCCGTCTCCCACTTTGACTTGCACGAGGAGATGCTGTGGGTGGGGAGCCATGGG GGCCACGCCACTTCGTTTTTCGGCCCAGCCTTGGAGCGCTACTCATCCTTTCAGGTCAATGGCGGTGATGACATCCGGCAGATCCAGAGCATGGAGAATGGTATCCTTTTTCTCACCAAGAACAACCTCAAGTATATGGCCCGTGGGGGCCTCATTATATTTGATTACTT ACTGGATGAGAGCGAGGATATGCACAGCCTCCTGCTGACTGACAGTAGCACTCTGCTCGTTGGTGGGCTGCAGAACCACATATTAGAGATTGATCTTAACACTGTCCAGGAGACCCAGAAG TATGCAGTTGAGACACCTGGAGTGACCATCATGAGACAGACAAATCGTTTCTTCTTCTGTGGCCATACATCTGGCAAG GTTTCCCTGCGAGACCTCCGTACTTTTAAAGTGGAGCATGAATTCGATGCCTTCACAGGGAGTCTGTCAGATTTTGATGTGCATGGCAACCTTTTGGCCTCCTGTGGCTTCTCCAGCCGCCTCACTGGCCTGGCCTGTGACCGTTTCCTCAAGGTGTATGATCTTCGTATGATGCGTGCCATCACACCACTTCAAGTACATGTGGATCCTGCCTTCTTGCGCTTCATCCCTACCTATACTTCTCGTCTTGCTATCATCTCCCAGTCGG GGCAGTGCCAGTTCTGTGAGCCCACAGGCCTGGCCAACCCAGCAGACATTTTCCATGTGAATCCTGTGGGACCTCTGCTGATGACGTTTGATGTGTCAGCCAGCAAGCAGGCCCTGGCCTTTGGGGATTCAGAGGGCTGTGTGCACCTCTGGACTGATTCCCCTGAGCCTTCCTTCAACCCCTACTCCCGTGAGACCGAATTTGCTTTGCCCTGTCTCGTGGACTCACTGCCTCCTCTGGACTGGAGCCAGGACCTGCTGCCTCTTTCCCTCATCCCTGTCCCACTCACCACTGACACACTGCTGTCTGACTGGCCTGCTGCCAACTCTGCTCCAGCTCCCAG GCGAGCACCACCTGTGGACGCAGAGATTCTGCGCACCATGAAGAAGGTGGGCTTCATTGGCTATGCGCCCAACCCCCGCACCAGGCTTCGCAATCAG ATTCCTTACCGACTTAAGGAGTTGGACAGTGAATTTGACAGTTTCAGCCAGGTCACTGAGTCACCGATAGGGCGGGAAGAGGAGCCACATCTCCACATGGTCTCTAAGAAATACCGCAAG GTGACTATCAAATACTCCAAGCTAGGGCTGGAAGATTTTGACTTCAAACACTACAATAAGACCCTGTTCGCTGGATTAGAGCCCCACATCCCTAATGCCTACTGTAATTGCATGATCCAG GTACTCTATTTCCTAGAGCCTGTTCGCTGTCTAATCCAGAACCACCTTTGCCAAAAGGAGTTCTGCCTGGCATGTGAGCTGGGCTTCCTCTTCCATATGTTGGATCTCTCTCGTGGTGACCCTTGCCAG GGCAGTAATTTTCTTCGGGCATTCCGCACCATTCCTGAGGCCTCAGCCCTTGGTCTGATCCTGGCGGACTCGGATGAGGCTTCAGGCAAGGGCAGTCTGGCCAGGCTCATCCAGAGGTGGAATCGTTTCATTCTCACTCAACTGCATCAGGATATGCAGGAGCTGGAAGTTCCCCAGGCTTATCGGGGTGCTGGAGGCAG CTTTTGTTCATCGGGGGACTCTGTCATTGGCCAGCTGTTCAGCTGTGAGATGGAGAACTGCAGCCTCTGCCGCTGTGGCAGTGAGACCGTGCGAGCCTCCTCCACCCTGCTCTTCACGCTGTCCTACCCTGAGG ATAAAACCGGAAAGAACTATGACTTTGCTCAGGTACTAAAGCGAAGCATCTGCCTGGAGCAGAATACACAGGCCTGGTGTGACAATTGTGAAAAGTATCAGCCCACG ATTCAGACCCGCAATATCCGCCATCTGCCAGATATTCTTGTTATCAATTGTGAGGTGAACAGCTCAAAAGAGGCTGATTTCTGGAGGATGCAGGCTGAG TTTGCCTTCAAGATGGCAATAAAGAAGCATGGTGGCGAAATCTCCAAGAACAAGGAATTTGCTTTGGCAGATTG gaaggAACTAGGGAGTCCAGACGGCATACTGATATGTCCCTCCATTGAGGAGTTGAAGAATGTCTGGCTTCCTTTCTCTATTCGCATGAAGATGACCAAGAACAAAGGGCTGGATGTTTGCAATTGGACTGATGGGGATGAG TGGGGCCCAGCCAGGGCAGAGGAGGAGCATGGTGTCTATGTGTATGACCTGATGGCTACTGTGGTACACATCCTGGACTCACGCACAGGGGGCAGCCTGGTGGCTCACATCAAAGTTGGAGAGACCTACCACCAGCGCAAGGAG GGCGTTACTCACCAGCAGTGGTATCTCTTCAATGACTTCCTTATCGAACCCATTGATAAG caTGAAGCTGTGCAGTTTGACATGAATTGGAAAGTCCCTGCtatcctttattatgtcaagagGAATCTTAATTCCAGATACAACCTGAACA TCAAGAACCCTATTGAGCCGAATGTTCTGTTGGCTGAAGCCTCATTGGCACGGAAACAGCGGAAGACACATACTACCTTCATTCCGCTGATGCTGAATGAGATGCCACAGGTTGGGGACCTGGTGGGCCTGGATGCTGAGTTTGTCACCCTTAACGAG GAGGAAGCAGAGTTGCGCAGTGATGGCACCAAGTCTACCATTAAACCAAGCCAGATGTCAGTAGCGAGGATTACCTGTGTTCGGGGCCAGGGACCCAATGAGGGTATCCCCTTCATTGATGACTACATATCTACACAGGAGCAG GTGGTGGATTACTTGACTCAATACTCAGGGATAAAGCCAGGAGACCTTGATGCCAAGATTTCTTCCAAGCACCTCACAACTCTCAAGTCTACCTACTTAAAGCTCCGTTTTCTGATAGACATTGGAGTCAAATTTGTGGGTCATGGTCTACAAAAGGACTTCCGGGTCATCAACCTCATG GTGCCCAAGGACCAAGTCCTTGACACCGTTTACCTGTTCCATATGCCCCGAAAACGAATGATTTCCCTGAGATTTCTTGCTTGGTACTTTCTGG ACCTGAAGATTCAAGGGGAGACCCATGACAGTATTGAGGATGCCCGCACAGCCCTTCAGCTGTACCGAAAGTATCTGGAGCTGAGCAAGAATGGCACTGAGCCTGAGTCCTTCCACAAAGTGCTCAAGGGTCTTTACGAGAAGGGCCGAAAGATGGACTGGAAAGTGCCCGAGCCTGAGGGCCAGACAAGTCCCAAGA ATGCAGCTGTCTTCTCCTCAGTGCTAGCGCTCTGA